From the genome of Leucoraja erinacea ecotype New England chromosome 24, Leri_hhj_1, whole genome shotgun sequence:
GAATAAAACAAAAAGACTTGGGCTGCTTCACATCTTTTCCAAGGTGGTCTTAACCTCGACATTGCTCAATGTAATCGGCGTAAGCTTGTTATCAATGGCAAGTGAGATTAGACTGTTAAAAGGATTAGGCCTCAGGAAAGACACAAGGTTTGCATCGGTTGTATTTCCCCCTCAGCTTTTGGACACAGATCTTTCAACAAAGGATTTTTTCAGACAGAAAAGCATATCCAGAAAGATCGCCTTGCTGGGAACACCTTAAACCACCGAAAGCAAAACTCAGGGATGATATCTTTATGGATTTGGGGGTCAGAAGAAAGTGTGGCCAGCAGTTAAGAGTTCATACTTAACTAATTTGGTCGCAGTATCAGCATGTTTAAAATGGCCCTGACTTTTGTCTACACCCAATATGCAGGTGCAGTAATACGTTTACAGCTTTAAAAATAGACAGGCCTGTCGATTACAAAATGCAGGTCCAAGTTAGTTTCTGTTTATTACCCAGAAAAGTCCAAATCTATTTGAGCAGGTCCAAAAGAACATCCAGCACGCCATTCAGCTGTCGATCATCTCGGACAGCTCGAGTAATAAGTCATCTTCGTCCTTCCCAGGATCCAGATCTATTTCCGCTTCAAGTTTATCATCAGAGAATTCCTTCATCAGTTCTTCGAAGTCATCTTCCAATACTGCAGGCTTGGATGCAGTGGAGCTCAGCCTCCGAACTTTAGCAGGCAGCCGTGGTGGAGAGAAAGATTCTACTCCAGTCTGCAACCTACTTGTTGGCTTGGTGTCTTCAACAAGATTGAGCCTGAAAAGTAAGGAGTAAAGTCAATTGCACTCATTTGTCTTCTTGAACATAGAACACGGGCGGCATTGTGGCGCAactgtagagttgccgccttaacaACGccaggacccgggttcgatcctgtacagactttgtacgttctcccagtgaccgcgtgggtttttcccaggtgctccagtttcctcccacactccaaagaccttcaggtgtgtaagttaatttggctttggtaaaaattgtaaaatttccctggtgcgtaggataaAGCTAGTGTATAGGGAGGGGTCAGTCTCGGCGActgtgtttccgcactgtgtcactaaactaagaacagtagagcacaagacaggcccttcagcccacaatgtctgtaccaaacatgatgcaaataccaactcttatctgccggcATATAATCCATTTctccccattccctgcacatccatgtactagtctcttaaacgccattcATCTATCTGCCTGAACCCACCACATTCAGCAGTGCATGAAGGCACTCACTCCCCTCCGCGATATCTTCAAAGGCAGGTTAACGATTACAAAACCTTGCAGGAATTAATAAATTATGTGTGCAAGATAATGCAATTGAGACCTTACCTTCCCTTCTCTGGCACTTGTATAGAGGTTGTCTCTTCTTCCTGGACAGGTGGTGGCCCAGActggaagaaagaaaaaaaaaagcattattATAAAGTGCATCTTTAATAATCTTTGGGGTTTTCCAGCTAAGTTAGTAACAGCAATTTTAGGGACAATTCTACAACAGATGAACTGAAGCGTGGTTTGAACAAGTGCTAATAACAGAGATTCTTACCGCGACGGTCTTCTCAGGGGCTGGTGGCTGGATCACCAGATCGGTAGTCACGGCGTTGAGGGGCTTGACTGCCATAACCGTGGACGGATGGATGTCCGGGGATTTGCGCTTCTGGCTAATCCTCACGGGGCACGAGTTCTTCACAATTGACGGCTTCACGTTTAATTTGGGTTTGACTGCGAGACAGATAAGAGGATCAGAAAACAGATGAATGCAACCCAATCCAATAATTGTGTGCATGATAAACCTATCCAATAAAAAATTAATGATAAATAGGTCGGCAAGGATCTATCAACTGCAAAGATCAAACCCAATTCAATCATCTGCTAGAGTAACTACCAGGGGTGGCCACGCAGCAGtggggagttgctgccttacggcgccagagacccaggaagGATCCTaactacacgtgctgtctgtactgagtttgtaccttctccccgtaatcacgtgggttttctccctagatcttcggtttcctcccacactctaaaggggTACAGGTTTtttggttaactggcttggtataaatgcaagttgtcccaagtgtgtgcaggacagtgttagtgtgcagggatcgctggtcggtgcagacgcggtgggtcgaagggcctgtttccgcgctgtaactctaaattaaactaagatgtAGCACAGACCCATATCGCAGAAGAAATCAGAAGATATCTGCAGATGCTAAAAGTCCAAAactaagaaaatgctggaaataatcgaTAGGTCAGGCCATATCTATGGGAGGAGAAGCAGGGTTAACATATCAGGTCAAAGAACCTTTGACAGACAAGAACAGAAAAAGAGacacttgacccgaaatgttaatttggtttctcttcccacagttgcggcctgacctgttgaacatttccagtattttgtgttttcattTAGGAGGAAGGAGAACAGCCAGATGCTACTGCGAATATAACCCCAAGATAAATACCTTTCAAAGCAAGTGGAATTTCTGCCACTTCAGGTTTGGCAACAACCAGCTTTTCTTCCGTCTGAACAGCCACTTGTTCATGTTCAAGAAAGTCATTTGGTTTCGGATCCAGAGAAACTGCCGGCTGTTTATGCTTCTCCGCAGCCCGACTCTCGCTGTTCGTTCTGTTTGCAGTCGACTCTTTCCCCGCAGTTCGACACTGCTGCCTCTCAGTTCCCTGGAGTTGTCGAAGGCGTTTTTCCTTCAGTATTTCATCAAAGCTTTTAACTTGCACATTCAGCAATCTTGGAGCTTCCTTTCTAGTTTCAGGCTACGGTGACAGAATTTTATTCATGTCAGAAGCAATCCATTTCGCCATAACCCTTCCACTTAAAATCTAATTTATCATATTTCTACGCAGAAatagaccattctgcccatcaagtctactccattattcaatcatagctgatctatcttttcctctcagccccattctcctgccttcgccccataagccctgacacttgccaattaagaatctgtcttccgtgtcttaaaagtatccattgacttggcctccacagctgtctgtggcaatgaattccacagattcactaccctcagactaaagaaattcctcctcatctcctttgtaaaggtatgTTCTTTAGCTTTTGGGTTATggccgctggtcctagactctcccatgagtggaaatatcctccccacattcactctatccaggcccttcactatttTGAGCAGCATCCCATCCTTGCGCCTCTGACATAATCCACTGCTTTatttaactttctcttaaatgtaTCAATGCTGTGTGCCAGTTAATTTTTCACTATTGATGTAtattttaaatttttattgaaaATCTCACTGAAGCCCTCCAGTTTTGCAGATTTTTGCTTTTGAAAGAGTATATTTTCTATCAAAATCTTTCCAAGCTTTTTTAAAATGAGCTCCATTAGGTTACCTAATTTACAataattctccccccccccaaaacagatTAAATGTCTCATTATTGTTATAACTTCGCAGTTCAGATAATATTCTTACCAATGTTGTTTTTTTGCAAAGTTAAAATAATTGGTCAGAATTGGAGACAGTGCTCCACATGTGGTCTATCCAAGATACAAGGCCGAAAAACGTCAAACTTCATAATCTTACCTAGAAATGAATCTACTTTGACCTTTCCAAAAAAAGCTTTGTGGAACAGTTTGTGATTAGTACTCCCTGGTCTGCTAGTGCCTCATCATTTTGGCCATCACTTATACGCCTGGCCAGGTCGACCCTGCAGCGTCGCCATGACAATGGGCCTTCATgttcagatcaagatccctgcacttacaactggGACTGAAAATAATGCTTAACTGGCgacgactctgtatactgtctcagtgtactgctGCTACACTTGGACTGTATCGgagatgcttatctaatgtgTATCCAAGTGCTATGTATAGCGTCCACAAAAATGAAtctcactgtaactcagtacatgtgacaaataaaatatcATGCCAAGTACTGTGGGACCTTTGTTTTTATCACTGGAACAACCTTTAGTTTACTATTTGTGCAAAACCGATCTCAAAAGCTTCAAATGCACATATAGCCCAGTTGTTCTGCATAATTCCTTCTGCAGAGTAAAATGAACTCGGTACATAGAAATGCAACCTCAACTATGAGCTATGGACTGTTCATAAGTTaagggaacagaattagaccCATTGTCTAGTCCgctattcaattgtggctgatctacctaTCCCTCTCAATcgtattcttctgccttctccccataacccacatTTGGTTTCACAAAAAATATTGGGGTTTTTCTTACTCTAGTATTGGAGTTACTTATTGGATTTTTGtcaattatatattatctatgtgtattgtttTTATAGGCCTGTTAATGGCCTGTCCGAGGTGGAAGATTGGAACCTTCATGCGGTCCTgcccgtttcgactaatgcaatcatctcgacgtgcacaaacggaagatcaaatagaacaagttgtccaacaactttaggctgtgcaccccacacgaaagaagaagaagggcctatcccacttaggcgatttttttgggcgactacagtcGACTGCCGCCAAAATTTCaacaatgttgaaaaatgttcggcgacagtggcgtCAATTTTcgctgtcgtaggttgacatagatgttgtcgtaggttgacgccaggtgtcgtaggtgaattccattaaaagcaGTCccaggcagtcgcctaaaaagtcgcccaagtgggacaggccctttaggctgctgcaactaagaattttattgttctattgttggtacatatgacaattaaacacagctGACAACGCAAGTACTACTGAGAGAATGAAATGTTTTTGGTCTGCCATCAAAGTGCACTCACCCTTTGAGATTCTGCCAAGTCTACTTGGACAGCATTGTCTACTGATTGTATATCCATTGGTTCTTTATCCACCTTCTCTGGCTTGACAACTTCTGCACGAAGAGAAATATGacgtttaaaaatatttattagcAAGCAGACAAATGTTAATATATTCAAATGAAATTCAAACGTCAAAAATAAAGCAAAGGAAACTATCTTAATcaggtgggtttagtttagagacacagctcagtccaccgagtttgcaccgaccctcgcaaactaacactaccctacacacctacaattttaccgagcctattaaccaacaaacctgtgtttttggagtgtgagaggaaaccagagctcctggagaaaacccacacagatcacagggagagcgtcaggcccgtaacccgaaatcatccggcatGCAGTTCTGGCTGTACCgcttcctgcgcaaagccgctggCAACgctgcgcaccttctgtgtctgggctacactgtcgggatcggggttgtcaataggatggggacgagtgagtgtattgccaaggcaatggtccgtaggtgcgccatgttcgtgagcggCCGTTACAAGGGGccatcctcgaaggggcgggatctatgtgaacacgtgatttgatgcctgccacccGGGACGGGATCCATGTGTTCACGTGATAGACGTGGCCCGCCATCcgttcacagacatgcgtccttgtcactatgcagaacaaggttgctcaCCCCTGTGGTAAGTGAACATTAAACCAAGGTTTAGCCACCTCACCTATAGGCTTGGCGATTCTCAGTAGTCTCTTCCTGGTAGGCGGAGCCTCGGTCTTTGGCTTCTCAGTTTGCTGCGACGCCACAGAGCCTTCCTGGTTGTCTTGCCGTCGCAGTGCCTTCTCACGTCGAATCTCTTCCAAAGTTTTAATCTTTACTCGTTCCAGCGGCTTCATCTTCATTCCACTTTCATCAGGGCTTGCCTTGTGACATTTCACTGTAAAACAACACTGATTAGATTTTCCACAAAGGTCATGAAGTTTAATAAGTTTTAGATTCAtaaccagcacagaaacaggcccttcagcccaacgtgtgcATGATGTCCAAGACACCCCATCTTCAGGTATGtgtccatacccctctaaaatctttcctatccatgtacctacctgaatgtcttttaaatgttgtgattgtccctgcctcaactacctcccccagcagctAGTTTCACACTCAatgccctctgtgtggaaaaagctgctcctcctcagtttcctattcaatttttatttttcaccTCAAACCAATTCGTGATTCCCCTGGgttaaagactttgtgcattcaccattCTATTCCCCTCGTGTTTTTAAGCACCTCCTGAAGATCGCACCTCAGCTACCTGCGCTTCAAAGAGTTAAAACAAAAAGAGGAAAATAATatttcaggcaaaacaaaattGTATATTATTTTCCAGAAGCATTACAAATacccaaaaaataataatttacaatataaaaaaaaaatgatataacTGTACACAAAGGCCGACCAGCGTTTACTATGCTAAAGAAATTTCAACAAAAATATACAGCaaatataggaaagaactgcagacgctagtttaaatcaaaggttgacacaaaatgctgaagtaattcagagacaggcagcatctctggagatgctgactgccccgctgagttactccagcattgtgtcaacAGCAAAGTATATATAGTCATAACTATCTAGAGATTACTAAAGAAAGTgttaagagtaactcagcaggttcatacagcatctctggagaatgtggacaggcCATGTTGCAGGCCGACCCAAaaggttgcctatccatgttttccacagatgctgcctgacccactgagttactccagctctgccttttttggaaaccagcatctggagttcctctggaaagaaggaatgggtgacgttttgagtcgacccgaaacatcgcccattacttttctccagaggtgctgcctgacccgctgagttactccagcattttgtgtcttcggtgtaaaccagcatctgagcagaccagcatctgcagttccttcctgcacatctggaCTTCCACGTTTCTCTGATATCTCGAGGCAACTTaagcaaggagagacattgaaCAGCATGATCGGATGTTAATTGTTAGCGAGACATTTGAAGTCAGAGAAGTGACAGCATGAGAGGAGATTTTCAGAAATGCTAGGACATAGTGACAGGATGCTCTGATGAATGCATGGCAATGAGGCAAGGCTCCCGAGGACAAATCCAAGACAAGGTTGATGTATGGAAGAATAATGACAGCAACTAGCCTGCACAATTATCAGCATGTCTTAATGGGGACAAATGGATATTGAAGCATAGTAATAGTAAATAATACTTGTTGCAGACTTGTGAAAAAGCCTATTTCATAAAACAATACCAATTATCAATAAGAcagatctaaaaaaaaaaaaaccacaccttTGACTTTAGCAACTGATGGGCTCTTGTCTTTTTTTGGGTCAGCTTCAGGTTGCTTTGTAGCTGGATTATCCTTTGCAGGCTCTTCCTGGATCTTTCCCTGCTTCTTTGCTAGAGCGTCTGATGTTGCCTTCACCTGAACAGTCCTAATGATTTTAGACGCCTCCTCCAGCAAGTTGCACGTCTGGACAGATGTGTCACAACTAGTAACGCCAACCCGGATCTCTCCATTGCTCTCGCCGAGGTCCCTCTTGGCAGCCTTTTCACGGCGAATCTCTTCCAAGGTTTTCACCCTGATTTCTCCCGGGCCTTCTGTTTTATTTACATGCCTTTCTGCAAAGTGAAAAAATATTTAGTCGTTTATAGCTCTCCACAGGCCGCCAACCTGAAAGTGGAGTCGAACAACTAATCAGATGAAGTGTAACACCGTTGAAATGTCTCCACGTGTCCTGTGTTGTACCCAATGCTGCAGCCGTACAATGCAATGCCAATCACTGAGGTGTGAAGagtacacgtgggttttctcaagatCCCcaaacctcccacattccaaagacgtgtaggtttggaggttattggcttgatataattgtaaattgtccctagtatgagtAGGACAGCGTTAAtgcgtgggatcgctggtcagtgcggactcggtgttccgaagggcccgtttctacgttgtatctccaaaactaaaaactaagactAAAACCCACAAAATGCCATGGATAggtacacaatatatatatatattttttaagtaaaTAGCAATACTCATTATTGAGTGGCTCTCCCAAACCTATGTCAGTAATAGAAAGGAAAAGTTCGGAGAAGCAAAATCTGCCGGAGTATTGAGACATAGCTTTGTCAGTTCTGTCTTTTACACGATTCCTATATCGGGCAAGATGCTAAGATTAGATTGGACTGCATCAGATACAAATTATCTCAGCATAAAGCAGCAGGTTCACGGGTGTAGATTTCACCACCGCAGTTGGACGGGAAACTGTAGATCATCACTTTTGGAATGGGTCTGGGAACATGCATAATCCATTGAACTGGATGGGTTCGATTACAATTAAGAGCTGCCAAATACTGAAACTAGAACATTGAAATGAAGTCACGGGGaaggcaaaagaaaaaaaaaaaaatcacacacacaccattatGTCAATCCAAACggataaaataagataaaaggctagagtaactcagcgggtcaggcagcaccttgagaacatggaaaagtcaagtttcgggttaggacccttcagacccgaaacatcacctatccatgtactaccGAGATActtctggacccgctgagttactcaagcattttgtgtctttctttggcagatcaacacctgcagttccttgttattagatAAGGAAATTTATATTGGATAATGCTTGAAAAAAAGGATCAGAACATGTCTAGATGGTTAAGTTAATCCTAATATGTAGGAATAGGATCTGTGAATATAGATAGAAgctcccaggtacacaaaaatgctggagaaactcagcgggtgcagcagcatctatggagcgaaggaaataggtaacgtttcagcccgaaacgttgcctatttccttcgctccatagatgctgctgtacccgctgagtttctccagcatttttgtgtacctgggattttccagcatctgcagttccttcttacacaaatagATAGAAGCCCCAGTACATAAGCAttctggaataaaataaatatatcaatAATAGTGACCAGGAAATATCACATTGAGGTATAAATTCATCTGGTTGACTGTGCTCATGGAAGGATATTTACTGTTATTCAGTGTGGCCGACACAGTTTACTGCCTTGCAAAATAGTTTTGTCTATCAAGAATAGGCCAATAAGAATTAAAACACGTCGCAACAGTTAACTCCACTCATGGGGAATTTGATGGGGCCAACTCTTCCATGTAACTGTCACAGGGCAAGTACTAAATCACTTGATTACCTACCCTGTTCTACAAAGGAAATATCTGCAGGCAGACCAAGCCTCTCCCGTATAGATCTAGGAGTTTGAACTGAAACAGAAAAAGCACAAACCTTCATGAGTTGCACAGTCCATTCAATAAAAGTCATGCGAAGGTGATTTTACTTGAAGGCGTGAACAGTTGTTATTAAGATGTACCTATGTGGGTTAAGTTACAGCATTGAGCATCAGATTGGCATTGACCATTCAAGGCGGTAAGATAGGGTGCAGGAGAAGGGAGTGACGTGCAAATAGAAaccttgaccatgggtgctgtcggtgcggagtttgtatattctccctgtgactgcattggttttctccgggtgcttcagtttcctcccaaattccgcaaagttcaggtttgtaggtaaaattgtaaattgtccctagtgtgtaggatacggtTAGTGTGTGGGCgactgctggtcggcatggactgggtaggccgaagggcctgtttcaacacggcATCTCAAAAGGGTGTACGTAAGGCTTGACTGGCTGTTCTGTGACGAGATGGTTCACTTTAACCTCTGGGTTACTAAGTGATTAACACACAAATAATTCACCAAGGCTACTACAATCGGAGTCTTGCAACAACTGATTAGACCCCAACTTTGGGTATTTTATGTACCTTTGGGTATCAGCTCTTCAGGGCCATCTTCTGCCAGTAACTTTCTTTTGCCGAGTCTCTCCGAGAGATTTCGCTTTAATGTTGGTTCAAACtcagcttaaaaaaaaaaccacaggaATTTTCACAAGATACACAAGCAAGAATTGGAAAATATACCGACATGGGGGAAGGAAATGAGGAACCCTCCTTTGCTGGGAAATTAATTAGAGCACATTAagcgagtcatacagcacggatcaggcccttcggcccaacttgtccatgcagaccgagatgtcccatctaaaccagtgccatttgcctgcatttggcacaaagacctctaaacctttcctatccatgtatctgtccaagtgtcttttaaataatgttataatatgtgtctcaactaccacctctggtagcttcttccaccatcctctgagtgaaactttgcccctcaggttcctattaaatctttctaatCTCATCTTAAACTTG
Proteins encoded in this window:
- the zc3h11a gene encoding zinc finger CCCH domain-containing protein 11A isoform X1 — encoded protein: MTLQGDDCYFYFYSTCAKGDTCLFRHCEAALGNETICTLWQEGRCFRQVCKFRHMEIDKRRNEIPCYWEKQLTGCTKLNCAFHHGKPRFIEGVFIPATKGFLTKQEVAETIEEPMAPQLPINPLQQPKIPIQSNPSPQVRGVMKMEASENVPSPTHPPVVINAADDDEDDDDQFSEEGEENKSTQAPIAEEQNGIRIISTNRQTLPVQKDDSLDFGIKTLEQIKRKKSMKDKVKRIGEPTMQPITQIQKSEQNCENVVIEKENVRTVFRTVTLSPKKLTMNEGEPPFKRSLAERLGQKKMIPKDMTEEVPLKAEFEPTLKRNLSERLGKRKLLAEDGPEELIPKVQTPRSIRERLGLPADISFVEQERHVNKTEGPGEIRVKTLEEIRREKAAKRDLGESNGEIRVGVTSCDTSVQTCNLLEEASKIIRTVQVKATSDALAKKQGKIQEEPAKDNPATKQPEADPKKDKSPSVAKVKVKCHKASPDESGMKMKPLERVKIKTLEEIRREKALRRQDNQEGSVASQQTEKPKTEAPPTRKRLLRIAKPIEVVKPEKVDKEPMDIQSVDNAVQVDLAESQRPETRKEAPRLLNVQVKSFDEILKEKRLRQLQGTERQQCRTAGKESTANRTNSESRAAEKHKQPAVSLDPKPNDFLEHEQVAVQTEEKLVVAKPEVAEIPLALKVKPKLNVKPSIVKNSCPVRISQKRKSPDIHPSTVMAVKPLNAVTTDLVIQPPAPEKTVASGPPPVQEEETTSIQVPEKGRLNLVEDTKPTSRLQTGVESFSPPRLPAKVRRLSSTASKPAVLEDDFEELMKEFSDDKLEAEIDLDPGKDEDDLLLELSEMIDS
- the zc3h11a gene encoding zinc finger CCCH domain-containing protein 11A isoform X2, which translates into the protein MTLQGDDCYFYFYSTCAKGDTCLFRHCEAALGNETICTLWQEGRCFRQVCKFRHMEIDKRRNEIPCYWEKQLTGCTKLNCAFHHGFLTKQEVAETIEEPMAPQLPINPLQQPKIPIQSNPSPQVRGVMKMEASENVPSPTHPPVVINAADDDEDDDDQFSEEGEENKSTQAPIAEEQNGIRIISTNRQTLPVQKDDSLDFGIKTLEQIKRKKSMKDKVKRIGEPTMQPITQIQKSEQNCENVVIEKENVRTVFRTVTLSPKKLTMNEGEPPFKRSLAERLGQKKMIPKDMTEEVPLKAEFEPTLKRNLSERLGKRKLLAEDGPEELIPKVQTPRSIRERLGLPADISFVEQERHVNKTEGPGEIRVKTLEEIRREKAAKRDLGESNGEIRVGVTSCDTSVQTCNLLEEASKIIRTVQVKATSDALAKKQGKIQEEPAKDNPATKQPEADPKKDKSPSVAKVKVKCHKASPDESGMKMKPLERVKIKTLEEIRREKALRRQDNQEGSVASQQTEKPKTEAPPTRKRLLRIAKPIEVVKPEKVDKEPMDIQSVDNAVQVDLAESQRPETRKEAPRLLNVQVKSFDEILKEKRLRQLQGTERQQCRTAGKESTANRTNSESRAAEKHKQPAVSLDPKPNDFLEHEQVAVQTEEKLVVAKPEVAEIPLALKVKPKLNVKPSIVKNSCPVRISQKRKSPDIHPSTVMAVKPLNAVTTDLVIQPPAPEKTVASGPPPVQEEETTSIQVPEKGRLNLVEDTKPTSRLQTGVESFSPPRLPAKVRRLSSTASKPAVLEDDFEELMKEFSDDKLEAEIDLDPGKDEDDLLLELSEMIDS